A single genomic interval of Alteromonas sp. BL110 harbors:
- a CDS encoding pirin family protein, with protein sequence MMYLRKANERGKVNFGWLTSRHSFSFGHYYDAKHMGFSALRVINDDIVQAGRGFETHGHRDMEIVSYVVSGALKHKDNTGNEYVVPAGDIQVMSAGRGIMHSEFNPSSEEPVNFLQIWIAPNVKGGTPGYMQKTFGRRAGGKENEKLELLVSDDGRHESLRIKQNASISRLTLRYQEAWYRNTERQKGYLHIISGVAEASVKSEPGMVELESGDAIGIYEEDSISLTASQDLVALWFDLPI encoded by the coding sequence ATGATGTACTTGAGAAAAGCGAATGAAAGAGGAAAAGTCAATTTTGGTTGGCTAACAAGCCGACACAGTTTTTCATTTGGGCACTATTATGATGCGAAACACATGGGCTTTTCAGCGTTAAGGGTGATTAATGATGATATTGTTCAAGCAGGTAGAGGCTTCGAGACTCACGGCCATAGAGATATGGAAATCGTCTCATATGTAGTGAGCGGTGCCTTGAAACACAAAGATAACACGGGCAATGAATACGTGGTACCTGCGGGTGATATACAAGTGATGAGTGCAGGTCGCGGCATCATGCACTCAGAGTTTAATCCGTCTAGTGAAGAACCTGTGAACTTTCTGCAAATTTGGATTGCGCCAAATGTAAAAGGCGGAACGCCAGGTTATATGCAAAAAACCTTCGGCAGACGCGCTGGTGGGAAAGAAAATGAAAAGCTTGAATTGCTTGTAAGTGACGACGGCAGACATGAATCGTTGAGAATTAAGCAGAATGCATCAATAAGTCGTTTGACCTTGAGGTATCAAGAAGCATGGTATCGAAATACTGAAAGGCAGAAAGGATATCTTCATATCATCTCAGGTGTGGCTGAAGCTTCGGTGAAAAGTGAACCTGGGATGGTAGAATTAGAATCTGGCGATGCTATTGGAATCTACGAGGAAGATAGTATTTCGCTCACTGCATCTCAAGATTTGGTTGCCCTTTGGTTTGATTTACCAATTTAA
- the uvrY gene encoding UvrY/SirA/GacA family response regulator transcription factor — protein sequence MIKIILADDHDLVRRGIRRILEDVEDFTVIDEASNGEDAVQMCRKNAPDVVLMDVNMPGIGGLEATKRIVRMSENTRVICVSMHKESPIPMQVMEAGAFGFLTKDAKPDEVILAIRKVAAGQMYLDNEMANIIAISKLLPSSDNPFDELSSRELTIAMRLTEGHKVPDIARELSINSKTVNTYRYRMFQKLGVTSDVELTHLAYRHKLINPNTF from the coding sequence GTGATAAAAATAATCCTAGCAGATGATCACGATTTGGTCAGAAGAGGGATACGCCGAATTCTGGAAGACGTAGAAGATTTTACTGTTATCGATGAAGCAAGTAACGGTGAAGATGCGGTACAAATGTGCCGAAAAAATGCGCCAGATGTGGTACTCATGGACGTGAACATGCCCGGTATTGGTGGACTAGAAGCGACTAAGAGAATTGTTCGCATGTCAGAAAATACGCGGGTGATATGTGTTTCAATGCACAAAGAAAGCCCTATACCTATGCAGGTAATGGAAGCGGGGGCGTTTGGATTTCTTACCAAAGACGCAAAGCCAGACGAGGTCATTCTTGCCATTCGTAAAGTAGCAGCGGGGCAAATGTATCTCGACAACGAAATGGCCAATATTATTGCGATAAGTAAGTTATTGCCAAGTTCGGATAATCCATTTGATGAGCTATCGAGTAGAGAACTTACTATAGCCATGAGATTAACCGAAGGTCATAAAGTGCCAGATATTGCCCGAGAACTTAGCATCAATTCCAAAACGGTTAATACCTACCGTTATCGTATGTTTCAAAAATTAGGCGTGACGTCTGACGTAGAGTTAACACACTTAGCCTACCGTCATAAGCTAATCAATCCTAATACCTTTTAA
- the uvrC gene encoding excinuclease ABC subunit UvrC, with amino-acid sequence MSAFDSAAFLKNLTSQPGVYRMYNSQDEVIYVGKAKNLKKRVSSYFRTNLDNAKTRSLVSQIANMDVTVVNSETEAFLLENNFIKKYKPRYNVVMRDDKSYPFIFLSDHEHPRLSFHRGPQKKKGEYFGPYPSAWSVRESLRSMQRIFPVRQCEDSYYRARSRPCLQYQMQRCSAPCVEGYVSDEEYKEQVNFARLFLKGKNQQVIGGLVDKMEKASEALNFEAAARYRDQINALRKVQERQWVAGTQDEMDVFGFAFKGNMACIQVMFIREGQLLGSKAYFPKVPNTADEQEVFESFFLQFYLAGNKVIPKQIVLSNTLSDENAIADVLASEAGHKVHFFKGAREEKRKYLQLAQSNAETALDAQYSQQKSVFARYLDLEAALEVDTPIQRMECFDISHTSGQQTVASCVVFNREGPLKSDYRRYNIEGITPGDDYAAMAQALKRRYKSVKEVQKIPDLLLIDGGKGQLAQAEAFFEDWPHDKKPMLLGVAKGTTRKPGLETLILAGSHQVLPMDSHSPGLHLIQHIRDESHRFAITGHRNRRQKVKTTSSLESIPGIGAKRRQTLLKFMGGLQGLKKASKDEIASVPGISPELADTIYDHLHQ; translated from the coding sequence ATGTCTGCATTTGATTCAGCAGCATTTCTTAAGAATTTAACCTCTCAACCTGGTGTGTACCGTATGTACAACAGCCAGGACGAGGTTATTTACGTAGGAAAAGCCAAAAACCTTAAAAAGCGAGTATCAAGTTACTTTCGTACTAACCTTGATAACGCTAAAACCCGTTCGTTAGTCAGTCAGATTGCGAACATGGATGTAACCGTAGTAAATAGTGAGACCGAAGCGTTTCTGCTAGAAAACAACTTCATTAAGAAGTATAAGCCGCGTTACAACGTGGTAATGCGTGACGACAAGTCTTACCCTTTCATCTTTTTATCAGACCACGAGCATCCGCGGCTGTCTTTTCATCGCGGCCCGCAAAAGAAAAAGGGTGAATATTTCGGGCCATACCCTAGTGCATGGTCAGTTCGAGAAAGCTTACGTTCTATGCAGCGTATTTTCCCTGTTCGTCAATGCGAAGACAGCTATTACCGTGCGCGCAGCAGACCTTGCCTTCAGTATCAGATGCAACGGTGCAGCGCGCCTTGTGTTGAAGGCTATGTGAGCGACGAGGAATATAAAGAGCAGGTCAATTTTGCTCGCTTATTTTTAAAAGGTAAAAACCAGCAAGTTATTGGTGGGCTGGTGGACAAAATGGAAAAAGCCAGTGAAGCATTAAACTTCGAAGCCGCTGCGCGCTATCGCGATCAGATAAACGCATTAAGGAAAGTACAAGAGCGACAATGGGTTGCCGGTACCCAGGACGAAATGGATGTGTTTGGGTTTGCGTTCAAAGGCAACATGGCCTGCATTCAAGTTATGTTTATTCGCGAAGGACAGTTATTAGGCAGTAAAGCGTATTTCCCTAAAGTACCCAATACGGCCGACGAGCAAGAAGTTTTCGAATCTTTCTTCCTACAATTTTATTTAGCGGGTAACAAAGTCATTCCCAAGCAAATAGTGTTAAGCAACACCTTAAGTGATGAAAATGCTATTGCAGATGTACTTGCCAGTGAAGCAGGGCACAAGGTGCATTTCTTTAAAGGGGCGAGGGAAGAGAAGCGTAAATACCTGCAGCTAGCTCAATCAAATGCAGAAACTGCGTTAGATGCACAGTACAGTCAACAAAAGTCGGTGTTTGCACGCTATCTCGATTTAGAAGCTGCCCTTGAAGTGGATACACCCATTCAGCGCATGGAATGTTTTGATATTTCTCACACCTCCGGTCAACAAACAGTGGCGTCCTGCGTGGTATTCAATCGTGAAGGGCCGCTTAAAAGTGACTACCGTCGCTATAACATTGAAGGCATTACACCTGGAGATGATTATGCGGCTATGGCGCAAGCACTAAAGCGTCGCTATAAGTCCGTTAAAGAAGTGCAAAAAATTCCGGACCTTCTATTAATAGATGGTGGTAAAGGTCAGCTTGCTCAAGCTGAGGCTTTTTTTGAAGACTGGCCTCATGATAAGAAGCCCATGTTGTTAGGTGTAGCAAAGGGCACTACTCGTAAGCCGGGCTTGGAAACCTTGATACTGGCAGGCAGTCATCAAGTGCTTCCAATGGATAGCCATTCGCCTGGGCTTCACCTTATTCAGCATATCCGCGATGAATCACACAGATTTGCTATCACTGGGCACCGCAACCGCCGTCAGAAAGTGAAAACAACCTCGAGTCTTGAAAGTATTCCTGGTATTGGCGCTAAGCGCAGACAAACGTTGTTAAAGTTTATGGGCGGCTTACAAGGTCTCAAAAAGGCTAGTAAAGATGAAATAGCAAGTGTACCAGGCATAAGCCCTGAATTGGCGGATACTATTTACGACCACCTTCATCAATAA
- the pgsA gene encoding CDP-diacylglycerol--glycerol-3-phosphate 3-phosphatidyltransferase, producing the protein MWTVPNCITLFRVILIPVFVVVYFLDWRWAHEAGAFIFWLAAITDWIDGYLARKLQQSTPFGAFLDPVADKLIVGAALLMITHSYANLWITLPSIALLVREIYVSALREWMGSNGVRDAVKVSFIGKAKTTAQMLALIGLLSGLETFMGVTIYWVSLGYILLYFSAVLSIWSMFVYTKAAWPHLRSGAVK; encoded by the coding sequence ATGTGGACTGTTCCAAACTGTATTACTTTATTTCGAGTAATCCTTATACCTGTTTTTGTGGTTGTTTATTTTCTTGATTGGCGCTGGGCGCACGAGGCAGGGGCCTTTATCTTTTGGCTGGCAGCCATTACTGACTGGATTGATGGGTATTTAGCAAGAAAACTTCAGCAATCTACGCCCTTTGGTGCCTTCTTAGACCCAGTGGCAGATAAACTCATTGTTGGTGCCGCGCTTCTTATGATCACACATAGTTATGCAAACCTTTGGATAACGTTGCCATCCATTGCGCTTTTAGTGCGTGAAATTTATGTATCGGCCCTAAGAGAATGGATGGGTTCAAATGGCGTAAGAGACGCAGTTAAAGTGTCTTTTATAGGTAAAGCCAAAACAACTGCTCAAATGTTGGCCTTAATTGGGTTACTTTCAGGGTTAGAAACTTTTATGGGCGTAACAATTTATTGGGTTTCTTTAGGTTATATTCTTTTATATTTCTCTGCAGTGCTGTCAATTTGGTCAATGTTTGTTTATACAAAAGCGGCGTGGCCACACCTTCGAAGTGGCGCAGTAAAGTAG